DNA from Bacteroides zoogleoformans:
ATCAGACGCCGTTCACCTTGGTTTTGTCACAAAGATTGTGACAAAAATAGTTTCTTTTTATGCCCTTACGAGAAGTTCGGAGTTAAAAAAGTAGAAAAAGTTCAGAAGCAACCTGCATAGAACAATTCATAAGACGTAAAAGAGCAACAGCAGACAGATGTTCACGGCTATGACACAGCCAAAACCTTTCAATATCCACGGGCGCAAAGGGTTCTGTCGGCCGGCAAAAAACAATGCGTAGCACATGTTCACCGCAATGTTGCTGACAATGGCCTGCATGCTGCAAGCTGTGATAACCGTCACAGCCACGCTACCCGTGCCTTGAAGCAGGTTCAGGATGAAAGGAGTAATGTCACTGAAACCGGAAATGAAAGAAAGCAGGTTCAATCCACTCGTACCGGCATATATCAGCGTATAATGGGTCAGGATAGTGAACACGACGAACAACACGGCAAAGATGAGTGCCACTTTGAACTCCAACGGATTGCTGCTGTCTTCTTCCTCATGCGTGCGACCGTCGCTATCCACCCGTTTATACCGGAAATGCAGATACCATGCCGTGCCTGCCGCCACAACCGACATCAGCAACAAATAGGGATAAATGATCAGCAACGTCTCACGGCTGAAGATACCTATCAGTATCAGAAAACGCAGAAACATCATGCTTATCGCCAACAGCATGGCGGCCACATATTCCGGAGCATCGTGCACGGAAGCGTCGCGACTCTTACGAGCTAATACGGAGATGGTGGCCGTGCTGCTATACAGTCCTCCCACAATGCCCGAAACCAGCACGCCCGATTCGTGGAAGACGTAACGCTTGAGCAGATACGAGAGGTAGGAGATGCCCGATACCACCACCGTGGCCAGCCAGATGGTGTAAGGCGTCAGGTTGATACCGGGGATGAGATTCTTATTGGGCAGCATGGGCAGGATGATGCCGCTGATGGCAAGAAACTTGGCAAGCGTTATCATCTCGTCGTTCTTCATGCGCTGCGCCAGCTCCGTAAAGGTGTGCTTCAGTTCGGTGAAGAGCAGCACCGTCACGACGACCATGACGTAGAACCATGACGGCTGCGTGGCCACAATAGGTGCTATGCAGTAGGTGATAAGCGCAATGACAATGGTAGTTACGCCGAACACATGGAACTGTGCCTGCTTCACGTAGTAGTTCAATCCGAGCAGCAAGCCCAGAACAGCTCCGCCACCCATGAAGAGGCGATACTCCACAGGGTCGAGGATGTAAAGCAGATAGCCCAGAATGCCGATGAAGGTAAACGTACGGTCGGTGCCGAAGAGCGTGGTCTCACCTTCGCGCTTCAAGCTGATTTTACGCTGCGAAAGCCCGATGAGCAGAGAAAACAGGGTGACCAGAATAAAGGAGACCAGTTCTCTTGGCAAGTACTCGTAAAGTTTTTCCATGATCGGCGCAAGGATTACGGTGAGTTATTGGTTTGCTGCCACGTGCCGAAAGGCTGCTTCATCAGTTGCGAGTTATAATAACGGATGTCGCCCGTCACCTCCCGGCCGAGGAAAGCCGGCTTCACGAACGCCTCATCGGCCGAGGAAAGCTCCACTTCGGCCAAGGTCAGCCCCTCGTTATCGCCTCGAAACTCGTCCACCTCGAAGATGTGGCGGCCGCTACGCACCAAATAGCGCGTCTTGTCGATGACGCCCGGTTCGCACAGCCGCATCAACTCTTCGGCCTCTTCAAGCGGAAGTTCCCTCTCCCATTCGTAGCGTGCGGTTCCCGACGCATCGGACGGTCCCTTGATGGTGAGATAGCCTTTGCCGTCGCGAATGCGCACCCTCACCGTCCGCCCGCGCGCACTGCTGATGTAGCCTTGCACGATGCGGCTCTGTGCGTGGGCTTGCGACTTATACTCGCCCGTCACAAGGAATTTCCGTTCTATCTCCTGCGGCATCTCTGTCTTGTCTAAGTTTTATCAGCCCCAGTAAGAGTAGCCCACAAACATGGCTATAACCAAAACGATGGCTACGATGCCGATGACAATCATCACTCTCTTGGCTTGTTGCTCCTCTTTCAGGCTGTGCATTTCCTTCTTCTTACTTTTTCCCATGGCGTTTTTGCTGTTTAAAGTTCTACGATGAACAAAGTAAGAGGAAATCCGGGAAGTTTCCAAACGAAAAAGAGAAAAAAGTTCCGTAACCAGTAGAAGATAAGTTCCACTAAGAAGTGCAAATATTCTCTGTTATTATAAGATGACTATGAAAAACACTCGGG
Protein-coding regions in this window:
- a CDS encoding MgtC/SapB family protein; translated protein: MEKLYEYLPRELVSFILVTLFSLLIGLSQRKISLKREGETTLFGTDRTFTFIGILGYLLYILDPVEYRLFMGGGAVLGLLLGLNYYVKQAQFHVFGVTTIVIALITYCIAPIVATQPSWFYVMVVVTVLLFTELKHTFTELAQRMKNDEMITLAKFLAISGIILPMLPNKNLIPGINLTPYTIWLATVVVSGISYLSYLLKRYVFHESGVLVSGIVGGLYSSTATISVLARKSRDASVHDAPEYVAAMLLAISMMFLRFLILIGIFSRETLLIIYPYLLLMSVVAAGTAWYLHFRYKRVDSDGRTHEEEDSSNPLEFKVALIFAVLFVVFTILTHYTLIYAGTSGLNLLSFISGFSDITPFILNLLQGTGSVAVTVITACSMQAIVSNIAVNMCYALFFAGRQNPLRPWILKGFGCVIAVNICLLLLFYVL
- a CDS encoding CYTH domain-containing protein, with product MPQEIERKFLVTGEYKSQAHAQSRIVQGYISSARGRTVRVRIRDGKGYLTIKGPSDASGTARYEWERELPLEEAEELMRLCEPGVIDKTRYLVRSGRHIFEVDEFRGDNEGLTLAEVELSSADEAFVKPAFLGREVTGDIRYYNSQLMKQPFGTWQQTNNSP